In Phragmites australis chromosome 24, lpPhrAust1.1, whole genome shotgun sequence, the following are encoded in one genomic region:
- the LOC133907474 gene encoding uncharacterized protein LOC133907474 — translation MWRRGAYADAAHHLPTAGAAPAISSSGVAGAAGAARRRRRPGLSCRPSHLFFALLIALFTASLLVVWQLLPIGDGDAAEAPPQPEGSDAGGGVLRFSASRLALRSFDGESRLEAARSERRWWAGLAPIRVALVVGIMNIDAQSLMLATLAKSLTGLGYEVEVLAFADGKARDIWENICHIHVVNYASLKFVDWSKYNGVLLSSLEGKRVVSILMQEPFQFLPVVWLIHEDTLGQHVRSYVELHESIPNVIEDWRTHFNACTYVVFPDSYLPLLYSPLDSGNFLVIPGSPVEIWAAKRYGFSHSQETIRKQHGIEEDEVIVLVVGSYLFFDELPWDYATVMRASAPLILDIAKTKDLRVQFIFFCGNDTDAYNSAFQELASHMGFPDGSVKHFSMTYDIRNLLMFVDVVLYGSLRQEPGFPPLLLRSMSSEIPIIAPNLTFITKYVTDGVHGFLFNSDDPSTVASAFTRILGGKKLLDTAYSVALEGKLLSKNMLAYDCITAHVKLLESVMHYPSDAKLPSSVSKIQERTWLWDPFEMKAALENGSLEDESHSSTRVVDILMRELNQSNQTTYSDSNNTSSYDYPSLSDWNYLSEVDIFEDIERREMEEIDERVERPLLSWDEVYRNARKSERLKPEGNERDEGELERTGQPVCIYEIYTGEGAWPFLHRGSLYRGITLSKGGRRPRSDDIDAVTRLSVLDNPYYRDLLCELGAMFAIANRIDTVHKLPWIGFQSWRAAGRKVSLSGSAEETLEETMAEENNEDVIYYWAPLVLDQSSNFWSMCDFLNAGHCRSLFEDAFRTMYGLPEGVAALPPMPNDGDYWSTLHSWVMPTPSFLKFVMFSRMFVDSLHSLNENSTEPASCLLGASQPEKRHCYCRILEVLVNIWAYHSGRKMVYLNPVTGDIREQHPLDERNEMWVKFFNFTLLKSMDEDLAEEADDGMHPGNDQWLWPLTGQVFWPGIADREREEKYIRKLDKKLKNKVKLLERQKSGYKQKPLGP, via the exons ATGTGGCGGCGCGGGGCGTACGCCGACGCCGCCCACCACCTCCCCACCGCGGGCGCCGCGCCGGCGATCTCCTCCTCCGGAGTCGCCGGCGCGGCGGGAGCTGCCCGGAGGCGGCGCCGCCCGGGGCTGTCTTGCCGGCCGAGCCACCTCTTCTTCGCGCTCCTCATCGCGCTCTTCACGGCCTCTCTGCTCGTGGTGTGGCAGCTGCTCCCCAtcggcgacggcgacgcggCGGAGGCGCCCCCGCAGCCGGAGGGAAGCGACGCCGGGGGAGGGGTGTTGCGGTTCTCGGCCTCGCGCTTGGCGCTGCGCTCGTTCGACGGCGAGAGCCGGCTCGAGGCCGCGAGATCCGAGCGGCGGTGGTGGGCCGGCCTCGCTCCCATCAGGGTCGCCCTC GTTGTGGGAATCATGAACATAGATGCACAATCTCTTATGCTCGCAACTTTGGCAAAAAGTCTTACGGGTCTGGGTTATGAAGTCGAG GTTTTAGCATTTGCAGATGGGAAAGCTCGAGATATTTGGGAAAATATTTGCCACATACATGTTGTTAATTATGCGAGTTTGAAGTTTGTCGACTGGTCAAA GTACAATGGTGTGCTCTTAAGCTCTCTTGAGGGGAAAAGAGTTGTTTCGAT TCTTATGCAGGaaccttttcaatttctacCAGTTGTTTGGCTTATACACGAAGATACTCTTGGACAGCATGTTAGAAGTTATGTGGAGTTACATGAGTCCATTCCAAATGTCATTGAAGATTGGAGGACCCATTTTAATGCATGCACTTATGTTGTGTTTCCAGATAGCTACCTTCCT TTGTTATACTCCCCTCTTGATTCTGGGAATTTCTTGGTGATTCCTGGTTCTCCAGTTGAAATCTGGGCAGCTAAAAGATATGGCTTCTCGCATTCTCAAGAAACTATAAGAAAACAGCATGGGattgaagaagatgaagtcATTGTTTTGGTTGTCGGAAGCTACTTATTCTTTGATGAATTGCCATGGGATTATGCAACAGTCATGCGTGCATCAGCTCCACTCATTTTGGATATAGCAAAAACTAAAGATTTGAGAGTgcagtttatttttttctgtgGAAATGACACCGATGCCTACAACTCAGCTTTCCAG GAACTTGCCTCACACATGGGATTTCCTGATGGTTCTGTAAAGCATTTCTCCATGACTTACGATATTAGGAACCTGTTAATGTTTGTGGATGTTGTTCTCTATGGATCTTTAAGACAAGAACCTGGTTTTCCTCCTTTGTTATTGCGGTCCATGTCCTCTGAAATTCCAATCATTGCGCCAAATCTGACTTTTATAACAAAATAT GTCACTGATGGCGTCCATGGCTTCCTTTTCAATTCTGATGACCCAAGCACAGTGGCTTCAGCTTTCACACGAATTTTAGGAGGAAAAAAGCTTTTGGATACTGCCTATTCTGTTGCTTTGGAGGGGAAGCTACTTTCCAAGAACATGTTAGCATATGATTGTATCACTGCTCATGTTAAGCTTCTTGAAAGTGTGATGCATTATCCTTCAGATGCAAAATTACCGTCTTCTGTTTCTAAAATTCAAGAGAGAACATGGTTATGGGATCCTTTCGAGATGAAAGCTGCACTTGAAAATGGTTCTTTGGAAGATGAAAGCCATAGCAGCACAAGGGTTGTTGATATTCTTATGAGAGAACTCAATCAAAGTAATCAGACAACTTATTCTGATAGCAATAATACTTCTTCCTATGACTACCCTAGCTTATCTGATTGGAATTATTTAAGTGAGGTCGATATCTTTGAAGACATTGAGAGGAGAGAAATGGAGGAG ATTGATGAAAGGGTGGAAAGACCTTTGTTATCATGGGATGAGGTGTACAGAAATGCTCGTAAATCAGAAAGGCTAAAGCCGGAAGGAAATGAACGTGATGAAGGTGAACTGGAACGGACTGGCCAACCTGTGTGTATATATGAGATTTATACTGGAGAGGGAGCATGGCCGTTTTTACACCGTGGATCTTTATATCGTGGCATTACACTT TCAAAAGGAGGCAGGAGACCAAGATCAGATGACATTGATGCTGTTACCAGGCTTTCAGTACTGGACAACCCATACTATCGTGATCTTCTTTGTGAACTTGGTGCTATGTTTGCCATTGCGAACAGAATTGATACTGTACATAAGTTACCATGGATAGGTTTCCAGTCATGGCGGGCTGCTGGAAGAAAG GTATCCTTGTCTGGAAGTGCTGAAGAAACCTTGGAGGAAACTATGGCTGAAGAAAATAATGAGGATGTTATATACTACTGGGCGCCATTAGTTCTGGACCAAAGTTCCAACTTTTGGTCGATGTGTGATTTCCTAAATGCTGGCCATTGCAG ATCTCTTTTTGAAGATGCATTTAGGACTATGTATGGTCTGCCAGAGGGTGTCGCAGCCCTTCCACCAATGCCCAATGATGGTGATTATTGGTCTACTCTTCACAGCTGGGTGATGCCCACCCCATCATTTTTGAAATTCGTCATGTTCTCAAG GATGTTTGTCGATTCTCTTCATAGCTTGAATGAGAACAGTACTGAGCCAGCTTCATGCTTGCTTGGAGCATCACAACCTGAG AAAAGGCACTGCTATTGTCGAATCCTGGAAGTCCTTGTAAATATCTGGGCTTATCACAGTGGAAGGAAGATGGTCTACCTTAACCCGGTCACTGGAGATATCAGAGAGCAGCATCCACTCGATGAAAGAAATGAGATGTGGGTAAAGTTCTTCAATTTCACCCTTTTAAAGAGCATGGATGAGGATCTAGCAGAGGAAGCGGATGACGGCATGCATCCTGGAAATGATCAATGGCTATGGCCATTAACTGGTCAAGTGTTCTGGCCTGGTATTGC
- the LOC133907880 gene encoding uncharacterized protein LOC133907880, with the protein MALRSMRVLALVAAVVVAAAARADAWTRYDEKQFTVTGTVLCQDCTKNWNAYAYNAKPIPGSVVGITCLDKKTGRTVYYGTDATDGKGVFNIEVPYAVNGGSLNPADCLVRLASSGDKGCAVLTNFNGGRIGEKPSRPVQLYPGKVTYAAGPYYSTLPQCDAKDDDACSY; encoded by the exons ATGGCGCTGAGGAGCATGCGCGTGCTCGCGCTGGTGGCCGCCGTGGtcgtcgcggcggcggcgcgcgccgaCGCGTGGACGCGCTACGACGAGAAGCAGTTCACGGTGACGGGCACCGTGCTGTGCCAGGACTGCACCAAGAACTGGAACGCCTACGCCTACAACGCCAAGCCAATCCCCG GCAGCGTGGTGGGCATCACGTGCCTGGACAAGAAGACCGGGCGGACGGTGTACTACGGCACGGACGCCACGGACGGCAAGGGCGTGTTCAACATCGAGGTGCCCTACGCCGTGAACGGCGGCAGCCTCAACCCGGCGGACTGCCTCGTCCGCCTCGCGTCGTCGGGGGACAAGGGATGCGCCGTGCTCACCAACTTCAACGGCGGCCGGATCGGCGAGAAGCCGTCCCGCCCCGTGCAGCTCTACCCCGGCAAGGTCACCTACGCCGCCGGCCCATACTACTCCACCCTGCCGCAGTGCGACGCCAAGGACGACGACGCCTGCTCCTACTGA